The following nucleotide sequence is from Chryseobacterium sp. CY350.
ACAGGTTCTATTTCTCTTTTTCTGCGCTCTTTGGTAATTTGTTTAAATAAAAACCATACATCTTTTTCAGCAGTGAAATATTCTTTCCTATCGCCTTTGATGAATTCTTTTTTCACAATTCCCCAATCCATTAGTGCGCGGAGATTCATATTGGCGTTTCCTCTGGAAATTTCCAATAATTCCATTACCTCATCTGTTGATAATGCCTTTCCGTTGGCCAGAAGTAAGGAGTGAACCTGAGCCATAGTGCGGTTGATTCCCCAACTTGTGGCAAAAGTTCCCCAAGTCTGAATATATTTTTCTTTGGCTTCTGAAAGTTTCATTTCTTATCTGATTTTCTATTACAAATATACTCATAGTTTTTGAATTTTCAATAATATTTGAAACTTTATTTTAAAAAAGAAATCTCCGGAGAAATTTCTTTTTAAATTTTACTTTTTAGAGGCTTTATATTTTTCTACAAGCTTAATGAATTCTGCACGATACCCTTCTTCATCTTTCCCCTTATTCTGTTTTGCCAGATTTAGAATTTCATTGAGGTTTTTCCTTTTAATCAGTTTAGAATCTCTTAAAACCAATCCAAACCAAGCTACGGAAGATGCAAATTTAAAATCGGAACTCACTTTAGCATCTGAAACAGCAGAATTTTTAACAACTTGAGAAATCTCTGCACTTTTTGATCCCGCAGGTTTTTTATAACGGAATTTTATAGTGGCCAGTTCTTCGCCGTACTTTTGTGCTGTTGAAGCTTTTGAATATTTCAATTTATTAGCCTTCGGTAGAAATTCGGAGCTGGAATCTGGAGAGATGATTTCATACAAAGCGGTTACAGTATGCCCACTTCCCAATTCTCCTGCATCAATTTTGTCATCTGAAAAGTCTTCATTTCTCAGTTTCCTGTTTTCGTATCCGATTAACCGATAAGATTTTACATATTTAGGATTGAATTCGATCTGAATCTTAACATCTTTTGCAATCGTATAAATATTTCCGGCAAACTCTTTTCCTAAAAATTTATTTGCTTCCTGAAGATTATCAATGTAAGCATATTTTCCGTTGCCTTTATCGGCTAAAGTTTCCATTTTATTGTCTTTGTAATTTCCCATTCCGTATCCCAGACAGGTAAGAAAAATGCCTGTTTTTCTTTTTTCCGTAATCAGTGTTTCCAGATCACCTTTTGATGAATCTCCTACATTAAAATCTCCGTCTGTTGCCAAAATTACACGGTTGTTTCCACCTTTCACAAAATTTTCCTGAGCGAGTTTGTATGCCAATTCTATTCCGGCTCCTCCAGCAGTGCTTCCACCTGCATATAATCTGTCTAAAGCTTCTGTAATTTTCCCTTTTTCCTTCGCCGAAGTTGGCGCTAAAACCATTCCTGCACTTCCTGCATAGACAACAATCGCGACTTTATCCTGAGGTCTTAACTGATCTAATAAAATTTTAAAAGATGATTTTAATACGGTAATTTATTCTCCGCAGACATGGAGCCGGAAACATCAATCAGGAAAACAATATTCGAAGTGGGAAGATTCTTTAAAGGAATATTTTTACCTTTTAAACCTATTTTCAATAATTTGTGATTCGGGTTCCAGGGTGAAACACTGTATTCTGTATTAATAGAAA
It contains:
- a CDS encoding vWA domain-containing protein, which produces MTVLKSSFKILLDQLRPQDKVAIVVYAGSAGMVLAPTSAKEKGKITEALDRLYAGGSTAGGAGIELAYKLAQENFVKGGNNRVILATDGDFNVGDSSKGDLETLITEKRKTGIFLTCLGYGMGNYKDNKMETLADKGNGKYAYIDNLQEANKFLGKEFAGNIYTIAKDVKIQIEFNPKYVKSYRLIGYENRKLRNEDFSDDKIDAGELGSGHTVTALYEIISPDSSSEFLPKANKLKYSKASTAQKYGEELATIKFRYKKPAGSKSAEISQVVKNSAVSDAKVSSDFKFASSVAWFGLVLRDSKLIKRKNLNEILNLAKQNKGKDEEGYRAEFIKLVEKYKASKK
- a CDS encoding GbsR/MarR family transcriptional regulator, with amino-acid sequence MKLSEAKEKYIQTWGTFATSWGINRTMAQVHSLLLANGKALSTDEVMELLEISRGNANMNLRALMDWGIVKKEFIKGDRKEYFTAEKDVWFLFKQITKERRKREIEPVVAFLDELKNIEDNNSDEAKEFIKLMDDFSNVTSKINNIMDLAIKSDDHWLVGKITNLLK